From the genome of Deltaproteobacteria bacterium, one region includes:
- a CDS encoding type II toxin-antitoxin system VapC family toxin gives MIVVDTNVIAYLLLGGEKTSRARSVFVRDSKWAAPLLWRSEFRSVLAMYIRQGKLTPEKAMEFMTEAEILMQGEEYQVDSGRIIKLIDSSKCSAYDCEFVALAQNLDVPLITSDKQIINEFPETAISIESYGESA, from the coding sequence GTGATTGTCGTCGATACGAATGTGATCGCCTACTTGCTTCTTGGCGGCGAAAAGACGTCGAGAGCTCGATCTGTTTTCGTACGAGACTCGAAATGGGCGGCGCCCCTATTGTGGAGAAGCGAATTTAGAAGTGTATTGGCGATGTATATAAGGCAAGGCAAATTAACACCAGAAAAAGCAATGGAATTCATGACTGAAGCAGAAATATTAATGCAAGGCGAAGAGTATCAAGTAGACTCGGGGAGAATCATAAAATTAATAGATTCATCAAAATGTTCCGCATATGACTGCGAGTTCGTCGCGCTGGCGCAAAACCTCGATGTCCCATTGATTACTTCCGACAAACAGATCATCAATGAATTTCCAGAAACAGCTATATCAATCGAATCATATGGCGAAAGTGCCTAA
- a CDS encoding Arc family DNA-binding protein — translation MPSITVKSIPDELYERIKQSAAEHRRSINKEVIICLERTLLARRVNPAVFLARADALREQSNLPPLTDDILRKAKAEGRP, via the coding sequence ATGCCGAGCATAACGGTCAAGAGCATCCCGGATGAACTATACGAGCGGATCAAGCAAAGCGCCGCCGAACACCGGCGGAGTATCAACAAAGAAGTCATCATCTGCCTTGAGCGCACACTGCTCGCCAGGCGTGTCAATCCAGCGGTGTTCCTGGCTCGTGCGGATGCTTTGCGTGAGCAGAGCAACCTTCCTCCCCTTACTGACGATATTCTTCGGAAGGCGAAGGCAGAGGGGCGCCCGTGA
- the truA gene encoding tRNA pseudouridine(38-40) synthase TruA produces MPRRVKLTVAYDGTAYVGWQVQPNGTTVQAVMEGALSRILQEPVRLRAAGRTDAGVHAREQVVDFADAGVRDLDTIVHGGNALLPPDIRILSASVVPETFDARRHATEKEYRYFLYLSPVASPFLSRYAWHIEKPLDLDAVRQGLSHLVGEHDFSSFRGQGCTAISPVRTIFRAEIAPHDVPGLFSIDVAGAGFLRHMVRNIVGTVVNAGKGKHSADHVGEILRARDRSAAGLNAPPHGLFLWRVSY; encoded by the coding sequence ATGCCGCGGCGGGTTAAGCTCACCGTCGCGTACGACGGAACGGCGTACGTCGGGTGGCAGGTCCAGCCGAACGGGACGACGGTCCAGGCGGTGATGGAGGGTGCGCTGTCCCGGATCCTGCAGGAACCGGTCCGCCTGCGGGCGGCGGGCCGCACCGACGCCGGAGTGCACGCCCGGGAGCAGGTCGTCGATTTCGCCGATGCCGGTGTGCGGGACCTCGATACGATCGTCCACGGCGGAAACGCCCTTCTCCCTCCCGACATCCGCATCCTCTCCGCTTCCGTCGTGCCGGAGACGTTCGACGCGAGGCGCCACGCGACGGAGAAGGAGTACCGGTATTTCTTGTACCTCTCTCCCGTCGCCTCCCCGTTCCTTTCCCGCTACGCATGGCACATCGAGAAGCCCCTCGACCTGGACGCGGTGCGGCAGGGGCTATCGCACCTGGTCGGGGAGCACGACTTCTCGTCGTTCCGCGGGCAGGGGTGCACCGCGATTTCGCCGGTCCGCACGATCTTCCGGGCGGAGATTGCGCCGCACGACGTCCCGGGGCTGTTCTCCATCGACGTGGCCGGCGCCGGATTTCTTCGCCACATGGTGCGCAACATCGTCGGAACGGTGGTGAACGCGGGGAAGGGGAAGCATTCCGCGGATCACGTCGGAGAAATCCTTCGAGCGCGCGACCGTTCCGCCGCCGGCCTCAACGCCCCCCCGCACGGCCTCTTCCTCTGGCGCGTGTCGTACTGA